The Actinomadura graeca nucleotide sequence CTCGTCCTGCCCGAGCCCGATCCGGCCCGGTGGCGGGAACAGGTCGTGGAGGTCTACACCCAGATACGCGACCAGTACCTGCGCTATCCGGGCATCTCCCGCGCCGCGCTGGCCACCGTCCCCACCAACCTGGAGACGCTTCGGGTGAGCGAGGCGATCCTGGCGATCCTGCTCGCGGGCGGAGTGGAGCCCCACACCGCCGCATGGGCCCTGGACTCCCTGTCGCTCTATGTCGCGGCCTACACCCTGGAGATCTCCATGGTCCGCGCGCGGCAGGCCGACCAGGACCAGGAGTGGGTCCTCGGCCGCGACGAACTCCTCGATCGTCTGGGCTCCCTGCCCTCCGACCGCTTCCCCCACACCCGGCGCCACGCCGCCGAGCTGACCTCCGGCAGCGGACACCAGCGGTTCGACTTCACCCTCGGCCTGATGCTCGACGGCCTCGTCCCGCATCCAGGCGAACGCACCGGAGGGCGATGACCGCCCGGTTGGCGGGAGCGACCTGCCCGGCTTTCCCGAGCGTGGGCGGTGCGTTGGCGGCCCGGTGGGACTCGCTCGGAGATGATCGGCGTGACGGTTGCGGCGGAGGGCAGGGGCGTGGCATCCAGGGCGACCGGAGTGAACGCCGTGGGACTGGGCGGGATGCTCTTCCTGCTGCTGCGCCTGCTCGCGGTCGCCCACTACGACTGGCAGGTGGCGTTCTCGCTCTCCGACTCGATCAACTTCGACGACGTGATCGGTGTCGTGGTCGGCACCTTCCTCGGCGCCGGGACGCTGACGGGCGTGCTGCTCGCCCTGGTGCTCCCGCTCGCCGTCGCCCGGCACGTCCGCCATCTCAGGGACGGCGATTGGAAACCTCACCAAGCGGTCTTCATGGCCGTCCTCGCCGGGGTGTTCGCGGCGGCCCTGATCACGCTGCGCGCGTGGCCCACACTGCTGGTCGTCCTGGGGAGCAGCACGGCGGTCTTCACGGTGATGTGGCGCCACGGCCCGCTCAGGCCGTATCTGTACAAGGTCTACGCCCACATGGGCGTCGTCGGCTGGCTCGCGTTCCTGGCGCTGGGCGGGCTCACCGACACGGTGTGGGTCCCCGAGGAGCGCATCGGCCTGCGCGGCGGCGGAAGCGTGACCGGCTACGTGATGAACGTGCAGAGCCCC carries:
- a CDS encoding TetR/AcrR family transcriptional regulator — encoded protein: MAQDPRARRAARHLQADTAAAPAPVRREPLTVDRIVDAALRVVAVQGYDALTVRAITGELGTSPSSLYAHVVNKADIDDLIIGRLSSELVLPEPDPARWREQVVEVYTQIRDQYLRYPGISRAALATVPTNLETLRVSEAILAILLAGGVEPHTAAWALDSLSLYVAAYTLEISMVRARQADQDQEWVLGRDELLDRLGSLPSDRFPHTRRHAAELTSGSGHQRFDFTLGLMLDGLVPHPGERTGGR